From one Ferrimicrobium sp. genomic stretch:
- a CDS encoding alpha/beta fold hydrolase, with product MSILTLSHTLLNSTVAALRVQTRASDGDVICLHGFTQNRFAMVNALVGPLAPHYRRIWFIDCPGHGATPVTDDDPMNFFAALDAIGAQATESAKLDLIGYSMGARLGLWFISRYPERIRRAVVASAHLGYQDEDARAARIASDDALATRLEGIPYTGGLGVDNHEFVAFLQEWNQAPLFGQRALSETDLRLRLGNHPARLGAALRSYGTGQQPDLTADLARTTTQLLYLYGEQDTAYAQMADRARHLPSCEVHMIADAAHDVLHDQPIEVGTIIASYLA from the coding sequence GTGTCGATACTGACGCTGTCACACACGCTCCTTAACTCCACGGTAGCGGCACTGCGGGTGCAAACCCGTGCATCCGATGGCGACGTTATCTGTCTCCATGGTTTTACCCAGAACCGATTCGCCATGGTGAACGCCCTGGTCGGTCCCCTAGCCCCCCACTACCGACGCATCTGGTTCATCGACTGCCCAGGGCATGGAGCAACGCCGGTCACCGACGACGACCCGATGAACTTCTTCGCAGCACTCGACGCCATTGGAGCCCAAGCCACCGAGTCAGCCAAACTCGACCTCATCGGTTACTCGATGGGAGCACGACTTGGCTTGTGGTTCATATCGCGTTACCCTGAACGCATCCGCCGCGCGGTCGTCGCCTCCGCCCACCTGGGCTATCAAGATGAGGATGCCCGTGCTGCGCGCATCGCTAGTGACGATGCCCTCGCCACTCGGCTTGAAGGGATCCCGTACACCGGTGGATTGGGCGTAGATAATCACGAGTTCGTAGCCTTCCTGCAGGAGTGGAACCAAGCACCACTTTTTGGACAGCGGGCACTCAGTGAAACCGATCTTCGATTGCGATTGGGAAACCATCCAGCGCGCCTCGGTGCCGCTCTGCGTAGCTATGGAACCGGCCAACAGCCGGACCTCACCGCCGACCTCGCTCGCACGACGACCCAGCTGCTCTACCTCTACGGGGAGCAAGACACCGCCTATGCCCAGATGGCCGACCGTGCTCGCCACCTCCCAAGCTGCGAGGTTCACATGATCGCCGATGCTGCCCATGATGTCCTCCACGACCAGCCGATCGAAGTTGGAACGATCATCGCCAGCTACCTCGCCTAA